From one Streptomyces mobaraensis genomic stretch:
- a CDS encoding acyl-CoA dehydrogenase family protein yields MGRLAQTEGLTDVQREILATVRDFVDKEIIPVATDLEHRDEYPTEIVEGLKELGLFGLMIPEEYGGLGESLLTYALCVEEIARGWMSVSGIINTHFIVAYMLKQHGTQEQREYFLPRMATGEVRGAFSMSEPGLGSDVSAITSKGVRDGDEYVLTGQKMWLTNGGSSTLVAVLCRTDEGLPEGSAPHKSMTTFLVEKEPGFGQVKPGLTIPGKIDKMGYKGVDTTELIMDGLRVPADRVLGGTTGRGFYQMMDGVEVGRVNVAARGCGVAQRAFELGVAYAQQRHTFGKAIAQHQAIQFKLAEMGTKVEAAHAMMVRAARTKDSGQRNDLEAGMAKYLASEYCKEVVEDAFRIHGGYGFSKEYEIERLYREAPMLLIGEGTAEIQKMIIGRRLLEEYRIQG; encoded by the coding sequence ATGGGCCGCCTCGCACAGACCGAGGGACTGACGGACGTCCAGCGGGAGATCCTCGCCACGGTCCGGGACTTCGTCGACAAGGAGATCATTCCGGTCGCGACGGACCTGGAGCACCGCGACGAATATCCGACCGAGATAGTCGAGGGCCTCAAGGAACTCGGCCTCTTCGGGCTGATGATCCCGGAGGAGTACGGCGGGCTCGGTGAGTCGCTTCTCACATACGCGCTCTGCGTGGAGGAGATCGCCCGCGGCTGGATGAGCGTGTCGGGGATCATCAACACCCATTTCATCGTCGCCTACATGCTCAAGCAGCACGGGACGCAGGAGCAGCGGGAGTACTTCCTGCCGCGGATGGCCACCGGCGAGGTGCGGGGCGCGTTCTCGATGTCCGAGCCGGGGCTGGGCTCCGATGTGTCGGCCATCACGTCGAAGGGCGTCCGGGACGGGGACGAGTACGTCCTCACCGGCCAGAAGATGTGGCTGACCAACGGCGGCTCGTCGACGCTGGTGGCGGTGCTCTGCCGGACGGACGAGGGGCTGCCGGAGGGCTCGGCGCCGCACAAGTCGATGACGACCTTCCTGGTGGAGAAGGAGCCCGGATTCGGGCAGGTCAAACCGGGTCTCACCATCCCCGGCAAGATCGACAAGATGGGCTACAAGGGCGTCGACACCACTGAGCTGATCATGGACGGCCTGCGGGTGCCGGCCGACCGCGTGCTCGGCGGGACCACCGGGCGTGGCTTTTACCAAATGATGGACGGCGTCGAGGTGGGCCGCGTGAACGTCGCGGCGCGTGGCTGCGGCGTCGCACAGCGTGCGTTCGAACTGGGCGTCGCCTACGCACAGCAGCGTCACACATTCGGGAAGGCCATCGCCCAGCACCAGGCCATTCAGTTCAAGTTGGCCGAAATGGGGACAAAGGTCGAAGCGGCCCATGCGATGATGGTGAGAGCCGCCCGCACCAAGGACTCCGGTCAGCGCAACGACCTGGAGGCCGGGATGGCCAAATACCTCGCCTCCGAGTACTGCAAGGAGGTCGTGGAGGACGCCTTCCGCATCCACGGGGGCTACGGCTTCTCCAAGGAGTACGAGATCGAGCGCCTCTACCGGGAGGCCCCGATGCTCCTGATCGGGGAGGGAACGGCCGAGATCCAGAAAATGATCATCGGTCGGCGACTCCTGGAGGAGTACCGAATTCAGGGGTGA